The genomic window CTCATCACCGTTCGGAAAAGGGTGCGTCCTTCGTTTCACTCGGCTTGGAATCAATATTGTCCTTTTTCTCCAAATCATTTTATGCTTCTTCTCTTTGTGGAGCTCTCTCCCTTTCTCAGGGGAATTTTGCTCGCATTTCTTGACTTTTCTTTCATTGCCATCGTTCCCGCATGGAGCCCTACTCTTTCCCCGCTGGCATTAACTACTCTCTCATTTCCTCAGTGCTATGACTAagcaatgtgtgtgcgtgtgcgcgtgcgtgtgtgtgcgctgaaGGGCTATGCAGAACATGTGTGCGCATGCATGCATAATAAATCCCAGGCGATGGATCTTATTTGTCGTGACATTTTTTAGACAGAGCCAGTCACGACTGAATCACGCTTGCCTCTCccgtctctccctctctccctctctctctctctctctctctctctctctctctctctctctctctctctctctctctctctctctctctctctctctctctctctctctctctctctttctctctttctctctttctctctctctctttctctctttctctctctctcgctcactggCTCTTTTTGAATCATCCTCTCCAGCGCCAGCTTTGCTTTCATCCTCCCACACCATCCCTCCGTCGATGCGATGCCTGCTGTACACCCCCCCACCCTCTTGCTCGCCTCTCCAGCGGTCCCATTCACTGCCTGTGTTCCTCTTGGCCTTCCATCTGCCCTTTATGTCGCTCCAAAGTCACCCGGGGTCCCGCAGGCCTCTCCCTtctcaaatatgtttttttctctttattaattcttttattttgatagACTGTGGCCTTCCCACATTTTGTCACTTCACCACACCTTCTCCTCCCTCCTTCTCTCCCTTTCTTGTCTTctcccctctctctttctctctctctctctctttctctctctctctctctccctctctctctctctccctctctctctccctctcaacTCACTCATGTCCCTCATCTAATCCGTAGTCGCACTGTAATCCAGATCAGATGGCCTTCATTCTTAATCTCGTCACTTGTCTCTCCCCCGTGGTATTCCACTCCGAttatgtgtgtaagtgtgtgtgtgtgtttgtgacagAGGGAGAGAAGGAAAGGTTGTGTGACAAACATCCTGGGTCAAACTTCATGAATGATAAATGCCAAATGTGATTTGCCAAGTACAAAAACGTACACggaaatatttctttttccttttttctgcaTTTTCTGATCAAAAATAGCAACAATAAGCAGACGTATAGGTAACATTGTGCTGACATTTTTTGCTGGATTCTCGTCACTAATAGATTGGAAAGCGAACAAATGCCACTCATTGTCAAGTCCAGTTTACAAAGACCACCTGTACTcagtcttctttttcttctgcagATGAATCGGCCCATCCAGGTGAAACCGGCAGACAGTGAGGGCAGAGGAGGTGagatacgcacgcacgcatgcactgAGTGACAAAGACAAGGCTAAGACTCCAAATGGATCATGGAGTTGGAGAGTAGTCATTAGGGGAACTTGGCAGCCACCACGCTTGCTGTCTCCTCGTTCCACTGCAGTGACTGCTGCCCCCTGGTGGACAACAGAGGAAGCGTTCTACCAAAACACCAAAAATGCCCCCGAGCAGTGGGAAGGATGCACGGTCCGAATGTATAGCAGTGTACAATTGAGTCCAAATTTGTTGTAGTATATCACTGTCATGGAGTCAGCTTTGTGAGTGGAGCAAGTGGGTGCAAGTGTGGTGGGCAAGCAGGGACGTCCAAGGAAGAAAGATTAGCGTAAACAGAAAGGCGGACTCGGAATGGGAAATAGCAATGACATGGTTATCATCAATAGTTGCTCTTTTGTTACATAAATGTTGGAAGAACacgtgtctttttttaaaatgtttttgttgaatcTCTTTGGCCCGAGGCGCTCCTGATGATTTCCTTCTCGTTGGTTTTGTTGCTCAGAGGACAGGAAGTTGTTTGTGGGCATGCTGGGAAAGCAACAGAGCGACGAGGATGTCCGAAGGCTGTTTGAGCCCTTCGGCAGCATCGACGAGTGCACCGTCTTGCGAGGACCTGACGGTACCAGCAAAGGtagacgagcgagcgagcgagccttcTGCCGGGACGCGCCATTTCAGATCTTGGTTTGTCATTTTTCCTCCTCTAGGGTGCGCTTTTGTCAAATTCCAGGGACACGCCGAAGCCCAAGCTGCAATCGGTAGCCTGCACGGGAGTCGCACAATGCCTGTGAGTTGATGGTGCTTTCAAATGATTGGCTGCTGGCATCTTGGACGCTTAATTGTCTCCTAAACACGCGACGCTGGCTCGTAATGGCGTCGTTACGGGACAAGCCCCGCGCTGATGCTGAGGCGCTTTGGCGGCAGGGGGCGTCGTCCAGCCTGGTGGTGAAGTTCGCCGACACGGAGAAGGAGCGAGGTCTGAGGCGGATGCAGCAAGTGGCCTCGCAGCTGGGCATCTTCAGCCCCGTTAGCATCAGCTTCCCCGCCTACAACGCCTACACGCAGGCGGTCAACGCTCAGGCAAGTGGTGCGCTCTTCAAAGGAGCTCCTCGTTTCCGAAAGGCTAAGTGGAGCTAACCCCGTTAGCCGCATAATGGCCATTAACCCGCCGACTGGGGCTGTAATCACATCTCTCGTCATTTGCTCCTCCATCGCCGTAAGCGGTCGACTGTATCTTTGTTTCCGCTGCAGCTGGTCCAACAGCAGGCTCTGGTCGCCCAGTCGGCGTACTTGTCCCCCGTGGCCACAGTCGCCGCTGTACAGATGCAGCAGATGGCGGCGCTCAATGCCAACGGAATCATCGCCACGCCCATCACGCCCATCACTTCATCTTCGGGTAGGCGCTCGCTCTCGCCGCAGTCGGCGGGCGTTTTACCCTCAATTTACCACAGCCTAGTATCAGTGATGGTATCGGCGTCCTTCGGAAGTAcccgataccttgaaataagcTCCAAACGCAACATTAATGACGTACGTCTACCGTGTCTGAGATTCTATCCGTGCGACTCGTGCCCGCAGGGACGAACACTCCACCGACTATCGCGGCTACGCCCGTGCCAGCTCTCCCTCCGCCGATCGGTGTCAACGGCTATGGCACCGTGCCCGCGCCGACCAATGGGCAGCAAGGAACTGAGACTTTATACACCAATGGCGTTCACACATATCAAGGTATGGCACTCACTGCACATGCACAACAAATAAGCATCGTGGCCTTTTTCACACGAGTAGAAGGACCACGGTGAGTTTTTCAACCTcaattaaattttttattttttttttcagctcagACTCCAGCAGCCTTGGACCCGCTACAGCAGGCCTACGCCGGCATGCAGCACTACACGGGTGGGTGCTCGCTCGCCTTTGATGGTATTTCCTCCTCTATCATCTATAATTACATGGACTTATTCCCTTTTCTATCAATTGCTCGATACTTTCTTCGTTGTTCATTCTCTGTTATTACAATGCGCCTTGTAACTTTGTTTCAAAAGATGCTTTACATAAAAAGTTTTCCCTTAAGCTAAGGGTGCTGTAATAGTTTTAGAGCATTTCAAACCCATCTGGTTGCATTACCCTTAAAAATCGGATCTTTTGattctggggaaaaaaaccccGGAATTGCTCTAGTACATCCGGCAaagtttttttgtcatttccacTAACACGCCGGGCTAAGCTTGACATGCAtcttgtctctctcttgccgTGAGTCTTACTTCCTTAACACCAATTCCTTCGTAGTCAGCAATCTGGCAGCATCTTGGAGTGATTTTTTAGCAAAGAGTTGGGCACTACAAACAGTTGAATTTGTGAATATTAAATGACAAATTTTCAGGGATGTTTGGTGTTGATGTTTGCTACCCAAGATGCTCATGCCACTCTTTGTCTTTGTTTCTTTAATATTTAGCGTATTCCCAGACACCAGTTTGGCCCGAGTACTGCAATTtgtaaacaagaaggcaaaccTGTGAAATATTGTTGTCCGCTCACGCATCAGAATTGGAAATGTGCCGTGTGGAGGATTTACAGCCGAAGAGGGGAAAGGGAGGGGGACAGCGGTGGTTTTGCTCATTGTTTTTACAGACGTTTTATAGTTTTCACCTTCAGCCGCAAGCATTTTGGCTCCAAATAAACGCGGCCCATTGGACGCTGCCGTGTTGCCACCTGTTGGCGCCAGCCAATCGGATAACGTGGCCATTTGTCTGCCCTGATAGCGGCGTACCCCGCCGCCTACGGATTGGTGGGCCAGCCCTTCCCCCAGCAGCCCACCCTGGTTGCTCAGCAACACCAGCAGCCCCAGCAACAGCAACAAAGAGAAGGTAAGggcactttatttttttctctctgtgttTAGGACCACACCCCTTTCCTCGAAActtgtcttgtgtgtgtgcggcaGGTCCCGAGGGATGCAACATCTTCATCTACCACCTGCCTCAGGAGTTTAGCGATTCCGAAATGCTGCAGATGTTTTTGCCCTTTGGCAATGTCATCTCAGCGAAGGTGTTTGTCGACCGGGCCACCAACCAGAGCAAATGTTTTGGTgagacatcacacacacacacacacacacacacacatgtagcaGACAAGGGGAGGGGCGGGAGGTCAGACAGCAGCTGTATCGAACACAGGAAAGGACAAGTGATTGAAAAACCAAGACAAAACAAGGGGGGCCCTTACGCAGAATCAATTAAGCCACCCACCCATGAATTATTTTGATCTACAGCGCCTTGCTGTGTCTCCAAGTTGAGACAGGACGAAGTGAATTTATCAAAACAACctgtcctcctttttttttttcctccttctccAGGCTTTGTGAGTTTCGACAATCCTGCCAGCGCTCAGGCCGCCATCCAGGCGATGAACGGCTTCCAGATCGGGATGAAGAGACTGAAAGTGCAACTCAAGAGGCCCAAGGATGCCAACCGCCCCTACTGAGTAACAACGGGAAGAGGAACACACAAATCAAGGTGAGTGTGCCAACGACATGCCACTTGAATGCTCGTACCGCTTGAGGCAAACACAGGAAAACAAAGATGGAAAAACGGAAATGAAGCGGAAACAGAAAAACGCGAGTTACCGTGTTTCCTCAAATAATAGGAGGAGTTGTGGTGGCTAAGCTTGTGTACATACAGTAGCACAAAGAGGAAACAGGTGAGCAAAAAAGCGAGAGATCTGACAGTCTGTTGCTTAGCAACATTCCATTCATTTTGGTGTCAGAGGCTCTCTACACTTTGCTTTTTTGGCCACAGCTATAGATTGTCAATCAATTCACTTTAATTTTCTGGATGTAAATATAAATACCGAAATTCTCCCGACTGCTATTAGCAGAAGTACACTATGCGCAGATTTAATCTTTTGTTCTGTAGCTATCATGGCAACTCAGCGCAGATTTTTCCATCCAATTGTTATTCAGCAGGACCCCCATTGCCACGGCAATGGTCGCCTAGTGAGCAATAaagccccccctcccttcccctaaCAATGTAGTACTCTGATTGGCCAGCCTGTTTTTGGGTTGCCTTGGCAATTGATTGCCTGGGTTGGTCGGCGGTTTGTGTCGTCAGCTCGTgtcttgttgccatggtgaccgcAGACTGTGCATTGCATGCTGATTTTTTATTGACCTGGGCTCATTGATCAATAATGGTCGAGGGTCACAGCGTGAGGAAAATTTGTTGCAGTAGTTTGAGCCATTGTGTAGTTTGTTTCTTTAGTGGCTCGGTTTTTGGTTGGTTCCTCCGGGTTATTTTTTTGAACAGATGGTTGGCGTGCACTCGTGTTTACATGTCAAGACAGTACCGTAGAGGCGGGTGGGCGTCGCTGAACACATGCAGACAAGCAGTATTGTGATTTGATATCTAAAAAGagttattattttataattgtaATATTGCTGTTTAGAGGTAAAGGCTGCCACGGAGCCTCAAAGGGAACACAATCATCAAAGAGAACCTCAGGCAATGAGACTCAGAGTGTAgtgggctccctctagcggtGGTGGAAATATCACTGAATCGCATCAACGCTACAGAAACAAACCTTTGATTTGAAGTACAATACATAacgttttcatttgttttacaactgtttattttaaaacattgaTTTAGATACAATTTCTTTTGAACTTTTATGTGCAAGCAAATTTAAAATGCCAATTAGACAACCTTGATGGTTccattgtattgtattgcaaTTTGGTGATAAAATCACACGCAGAGAATCTTGTGACTGCAATCCAAATGTGACACACGCAAAAAATGTGTGGCAGCTGTCAGGCCAGTGTGAGTAGGTGCTTTCGCACAGCAGCACGTATTATAAATAAAGAAGTGTCATGCTATTTTAGAAATGTTTCTGCatacacacacagcctccattTGCGTCCGAAACCCTCTCAAAAAAAAGCATATAATAATGTAAAAGCAAATTGTCAGCATTTCATCATTCTGTTTGGGCGAGCTCACCACGGACCGCCACACGAGAAAACCCGACAACAGGCCCACATGACAATGagcatgctaaaaaaaaaaaaactccccaaACATGTCTAACAAGGCTTCTGTCCTTCTCTCTTCCCCCTGTTCAACCACTGCCATTAtcatcttccatccatccatccatccatccatccatccatccatccatccatccatccatccatccatccatccatccatccatccatccatccatccatccatccatccatccctttgcccctccctccctccgtccgtccATAGGTGACCTTTCCAAGCAGAGGTGGAAATTCCAGAGCGCTTTCCTGTCGCCTCTGTGCATCGGCGAAGTGCATTCACATACTTGCAttgacacactcacacacacacacgcacacacacatgcacacaagtgTACATACCACACTCGGTGAGAGCGCCACCTAGTCACTGACGGGGTGTTTAATTACAATGCGAGCCTGCCGTATGTGAACGGTTTACTCCCCCCACGCCCCTCTGAAAGAAAAGTGCTGATATATATCACTTC from Syngnathus typhle isolate RoL2023-S1 ecotype Sweden linkage group LG10, RoL_Styp_1.0, whole genome shotgun sequence includes these protein-coding regions:
- the LOC133160405 gene encoding CUGBP Elav-like family member 3 isoform X1; this translates as MKEADAIKLFVGQIPRNLEEKDLKPIFEQFGKIYELTVIKDKYTGMHKGCAFLTYCARESALKAQSALHEQKTLPGMNRPIQVKPADSEGRGEDRKLFVGMLGKQQSDEDVRRLFEPFGSIDECTVLRGPDGTSKGCAFVKFQGHAEAQAAIGSLHGSRTMPGASSSLVVKFADTEKERGLRRMQQVASQLGIFSPVSISFPAYNAYTQAVNAQLVQQQALVAQSAYLSPVATVAAVQMQQMAALNANGIIATPITPITSSSGTNTPPTIAATPVPALPPPIGVNGYGTVPAPTNGQQGTETLYTNGVHTYQAQTPAALDPLQQAYAGMQHYTAAYPAAYGLVGQPFPQQPTLVAQQHQQPQQQQQREGPEGCNIFIYHLPQEFSDSEMLQMFLPFGNVISAKVFVDRATNQSKCFGFVSFDNPASAQAAIQAMNGFQIGMKRLKVQLKRPKDANRPY
- the LOC133160405 gene encoding CUGBP Elav-like family member 3 isoform X2, translated to MKEADAIKLFVGQIPRNLEEKDLKPIFEQFGKIYELTVIKDKYTGMHKGCAFLTYCARESALKAQSALHEQKTLPGMNRPIQVKPADSEGRGEDRKLFVGMLGKQQSDEDVRRLFEPFGSIDECTVLRGPDGTSKGCAFVKFQGHAEAQAAIGSLHGSRTMPGASSSLVVKFADTEKERGLRRMQQVASQLGIFSPVSISFPAYNAYTQAVNAQLVQQQALVAQSAYLSPVATVAAVQMQQMAALNANGIIATPITPITSSSGTNTPPTIAATPVPALPPPIGVNGYGTVPAPTNGQQGTETLYTNGVHTYQAQTPAALDPLQQAYAGMQHYTGGCSLAFDAAYPAAYGLVGQPFPQQPTLVAQQHQQPQQQQQREGPEGCNIFIYHLPQEFSDSEMLQMFLPFGNVISAKVFVDRATNQSKCFGFVSFDNPASAQAAIQAMNGFQIGMKRLKVQLKRPKDANRPY